The DNA sequence GATGGTATTCCTTAAATACTGGTATTGTTGGTTTTCGTTGTTTTTTCATGCGACAATTTTATGTCGCATTAATTGCTTGTAAATTAATTTTTTTAAAAAAAGAGGTGTCTTTTGGGACACCCCCTATTTTATATTTTGTTCAAATTTCAACATTATAGGAATAATTAATGATAAAAAATCAAAAATTAGAACCAATCAATAAAATCAACTTGTTGTATTTTTTACTATTTATTTGCAAATAATTTATAGATGTTGATAGTATAACAATACCTCTCAATATTATTGTGTTATTTTTTTGGGGTGTCAATTAATATCCCATGCTGTCTTCTGCGTTTTACTGCATTTCTTTCCACAAAAAACTGTTCCCCTGTTAAGGGGTCAGAGCCTGTGTAATACTGTATGGACGAGAGTGTCATGGGCAATGGTATAAATGCCTGGCACTGATACGGCACATAGCCAAATAATGCAGCAATGTCACTGCGCATCCTGTGCACAGAGCTATTAGTACTTCCAGGATGGCAACTCATCAAATACGGCACCAGGTAATACTCCCTGCCTAAGCGTTTGCATGCAGCATTAAAAGCCCCAACAAATTCTTCAAGTGGTATAGCACTTATTTTGCGCATGGCTCTGAGCACTGTTATATCCGTATGTTCGGGAGCAATCTTAAGCTGACCGCTGACAAAATGTTTCACAAGAAATTCCAGGTTTTGTTTAGCGTTGTTTCCCTGCATAAACAGATCATACCGTATACCAGAGCCAACAGAAACCTTCTTCACAGTGGGTAGGGTCAGAGCATCCTCCATAAGACCAAGCCATCTATCTGTTGCAAGCTTTAAGTGTTTGCACACAGCAGGAAACACACAGCTTTCACGGTTACATCCACCTATTGCACATGCAAACCCATACATGTTTGCCGATGGTCCGCCAATATCGCTTATATGCACTTTGCGCCTGGACACAGTAACTATCTCCCGTTTTATTGAATCAGGCGTGCGCCAAACCACCAACTTGCCCTGATGCAGGGTAAGCGAACAAAACGAGCATCCTCCCGCACATCCACGATGCGCATTGATAGAATACTTAATCATTTCATACGCCGGTATAGTTTCTTTGTAGATTGGATGAGGTTTGCGCTCATACGGCAGTTCATAATATGCATCAAGCTCTTTTTGACTTAAAGCAGGCGGTGGCGTATGAATGATGTACCTGCCACCACTTTTCTGTGCTATTACTTTTGTACTGAAATTGCGGTAAAAAATTTTGTACATAGCACGCAATGAATCCATGTTTTCCATTGCATCTTCTTCCGGTGGCAGTTCAACAGCATCATCAGGTTTTTGTTTGGCGATAGTTACTGTGCCAGGAATCCCTTCCAGGCTCTGACCCCCTGCTATGCGCCGTGCTATCTGTACAACCTGATATTCGCCCATGCCATAGACAAGGATATCAGCACGGCTATCTACCAAAATGCTACGGCGCAGTTTGTTCTGAACAAAATCATAATGAAGGAGCCTGCGCATGGATGCTTCAATACCACCAATGACGATGGGGACATCCTTAAAACGCTGTTTTATAAGATTACAGTAGGTAATAACCGCATGAGAAGGTTTTATGCCGCCTTTGCCACCGGGTACATAGGGGTCATCATTTCGTATTTTTTTAAACGCCGTAAAGCGTGAAAGCATTGAATCTATGTTGCCGCTACTTACGCCAAAAAAAAGATTGGGTCTTCCAAATTCTTCTATGGAGGATGGATCTAAAAAGTTGGGCATTGGAATAATCCCAACACTAAAGCCTGCTTTTTCTAAAACACGGCCAATGACAGCAATACCAAATGACGGGTGATCAACATAAGCATCACCCGTCACCAGGATTATATCAACGTTCTTCCAGCCTCGTTTTAAAGCTTCATCTTTTGTTACTGGCAAAAACAATGGTGCATCCTACAACTTTACTTCAATCTTTTCTCCAATATGGTTGCGCTGCTTTATATATTCAAGCTTATTTAACGCATCAACAAATGAAAGGATACCTGCCACCGAAATGTCAATATTAACACCATTGCCAAATACTTTGAGCTGTCGCCCATTTATTTCTTCAACCACTGTTACCGTTACCTCACACAATGCATCTGATCCGCCAGTGATAGCAACTAAATTGAAAGATTCTATCTTTGCCGTAGTACCGGTAATCTTTTTAACAGCATTAATACCGGCATCTACACCACCGTTGCCATGAGCCACATCAAATGTTTCAACACCATCATTGTAGCGGTCTTTAATGGTTACCAGCGTCATTGGTGGCGAATACATACCGGTTGAAATCTGTACATTGGTAACTTTATAGCGCCCCTTCATCTTGTACACTGCTTCGCCTACCAGTACTTCTAAGTCTTCATCAAATATCTGTTTCTTTTTATCAGCAAGCACCTTAAAGAGTTTGAAGAAACGTTCTAATTCCTCATCGGTGAGGTTATAGCCCAAACTGTTCAACCGCGCAATAACTGCATGGCGGCCTGAGTGTTTTCCCAGTACCAGCGTTGATCTGGTAATTCCTACATCTTCAGGTTTCATAATTTCATACGTCATTGCATTTTTCAGTACACCATCCTGATGTATACCTGATTCATGGGCAAATGCATTGGCACCCACAATCGCCTTATTTGGCTGCACCCCAACACCGGTAATATGTGTCAGAAGCTTTGATGTTGACATGATTTGTTTTGAATTGATATCAGTATACACCTGAAATTTTTCACCCCGTGTTTTCAATGCCATTACCAGCTCTTCCATGGCGGTATTGCCTGCACGCTCACCAATACCATTAACAGTACACTCCACCTGCCGTGCACCGGCTTCTATTGCAGCCAGCGCATTTGCTGTGGCAAGCCCTAAGTCATTATGGCAATGCACTGATATAATTGCCTTATCAATATTTGGTACGGTATTGAAAAGAAATTTTATAAACTCATGAAACTCCGATGGGATTGCATATCCCACAGTATCAGGGATGTTCACAGTTGTAGCGCCAGCTTTAATAACTGCTTCCACCATCTGTGCTACATAATTCCAGTCGCTTCGTGTTGCATCCATTGGCGAAAATTCAACATTAGAGGTGTATTTTGCAGCATGCTTTACTGCATCAACAGCTATCGCCAAAACTTCTTCACGAGTCTTTTTAAACTGATACTGAATATGAATATCCGAGCTTGAAATAAAGGTATGAATACGTGGATTTTCCGCATACTGCAATGCATCCCATGCCACATCAATGTCTTTGAAGTTGGCACGCGCAAGCCCTGCCACCTGAACCCCTTTTACTCTTTCGGCAATGCGTTTTACCGCTTCAAAATCACCCGGTGATGAAATGGGAAATCCAGCTTCAATAATATCCACTCCCAATTTTACAAGCTGGTCAGCAAAATGAAGTTTTTCATCAATGTTCATGCTGAAACCCGGCGCCTGTTCACCATCACGCAATGTTGTATCAAATATAAATACTTTATTTTGTTTTGATTTTGTTACTGTCATATCCTTATCTCCTTTACCTGTAGTTGATATCATAATTTAGAGGATAATTTCATGATAATAATTTTTTGTAGTAATCGTTGGGGATTCATCCCTCTACACCTCCAGTGCATATAAAATAAAACCGCCACGGGGTTTCCGTGGCGGCATACAATTTCACTATACCAATACCTCTCACGAAACCCCTGTTGCGGTTTTTCCCAATAGTAGTAGTCCTAAAAGGTTAGCTATGTTATAAAGGGTTCGTGAAATCATAGTAGATGTCATAATAGTAAATACACCAGTTTTGAATTCCAATTAATCACACAATGCATAATTGTCAATATATTTTAATTATTACATAATAAAATTTTACTCACTTATTACGTTTCGGTAAAATCCAGGTAAATGAATACACTTTTATTGTACTTCTATACCGTTTCACCTGTATCTTTTCACTGATAAACAATCTATTTATAAACCTGTTTGCGTTTAACTAAATTTTTATAAATAATTTAACACTTGCCATTATTGCCACAATACTATAGACTCCATTTCCAGCAG is a window from the Spirochaetota bacterium genome containing:
- a CDS encoding YgiQ family radical SAM protein is translated as MPVTKDEALKRGWKNVDIILVTGDAYVDHPSFGIAVIGRVLEKAGFSVGIIPMPNFLDPSSIEEFGRPNLFFGVSSGNIDSMLSRFTAFKKIRNDDPYVPGGKGGIKPSHAVITYCNLIKQRFKDVPIVIGGIEASMRRLLHYDFVQNKLRRSILVDSRADILVYGMGEYQVVQIARRIAGGQSLEGIPGTVTIAKQKPDDAVELPPEEDAMENMDSLRAMYKIFYRNFSTKVIAQKSGGRYIIHTPPPALSQKELDAYYELPYERKPHPIYKETIPAYEMIKYSINAHRGCAGGCSFCSLTLHQGKLVVWRTPDSIKREIVTVSRRKVHISDIGGPSANMYGFACAIGGCNRESCVFPAVCKHLKLATDRWLGLMEDALTLPTVKKVSVGSGIRYDLFMQGNNAKQNLEFLVKHFVSGQLKIAPEHTDITVLRAMRKISAIPLEEFVGAFNAACKRLGREYYLVPYLMSCHPGSTNSSVHRMRSDIAALFGYVPYQCQAFIPLPMTLSSIQYYTGSDPLTGEQFFVERNAVKRRRQHGILIDTPKK
- a CDS encoding 2-isopropylmalate synthase; amino-acid sequence: MTVTKSKQNKVFIFDTTLRDGEQAPGFSMNIDEKLHFADQLVKLGVDIIEAGFPISSPGDFEAVKRIAERVKGVQVAGLARANFKDIDVAWDALQYAENPRIHTFISSSDIHIQYQFKKTREEVLAIAVDAVKHAAKYTSNVEFSPMDATRSDWNYVAQMVEAVIKAGATTVNIPDTVGYAIPSEFHEFIKFLFNTVPNIDKAIISVHCHNDLGLATANALAAIEAGARQVECTVNGIGERAGNTAMEELVMALKTRGEKFQVYTDINSKQIMSTSKLLTHITGVGVQPNKAIVGANAFAHESGIHQDGVLKNAMTYEIMKPEDVGITRSTLVLGKHSGRHAVIARLNSLGYNLTDEELERFFKLFKVLADKKKQIFDEDLEVLVGEAVYKMKGRYKVTNVQISTGMYSPPMTLVTIKDRYNDGVETFDVAHGNGGVDAGINAVKKITGTTAKIESFNLVAITGGSDALCEVTVTVVEEINGRQLKVFGNGVNIDISVAGILSFVDALNKLEYIKQRNHIGEKIEVKL